The Paraburkholderia megapolitana genomic sequence TCATGTCGCGCACACCGAAATCTTCTTCGATCCGCAGACGCACACCGAACGCGGTGTATCGATCGATGTCGTGGTCGCGGGTATCGAGCGTGCGCTTGCCGATGCGGAAAAGCAGGGCCTGTCGAGCAAGCTGATCCTGTGCTTCCTGCGCCATCTGTCCGAAGAAGATGCGCTCGCTACGTTCGATGCGGCGCTGCCGCTTTTCGAGCGCTATCGCCACCGGTTGATCGGTGTCGGTCTGGATTCGTCGGAGCGCGGCCATCCGCCGTCGAAGTTCGAGCGCGTGTTCGCGAAAGCGCGTGCGCTAGGGCTCAAACTCGTCGCGCATGCGGGCGAAGAAGGTCCGCCGTCGTATATCTACGAAGCACTCGATCTGTTGAAAGTGGATCGCGTCGATCACGGTGTGCGCAGCATCGAAGACCCGGCACTCGTCGCGCGTCTCGCCGATTCGCGCGTCGCACTGACGGTGTGCCCGCTCTCCAACCTGAAGCTGTGCGTGTTCGACGATCTCACGAAGCACACGCTGAAGGAGTTGCTCGATCGCGGTGTCGCCGTCACCGTGAATTCCGACGACCCGGCGTACTTCGGTGGCTACGTGAACACCAATTACTTCGCAATTATCGAAGCGCTGAAGCTTACCGATACCGAGGTCTACACGACCGTGCGCAACAGCTTCGAAGCATCGTTCGTCACGCCGGACGAGCGCGCGGCGCTGATTGCAAGGCTCGATGCGCATTGGCACGGCGATGGCGCGCAGTAACTGCGCGCACTTAGGTCACCGATATCCACAGAACCCACGAAGGCCGCGCGGCCCCCCACCGCGCACAGCCCACCAACCCACACCACTTCAATCGCTACACGACGGAGACAGTTTTTCCCATGACTCAATCGGCTTACCGCGCACAATTGCTGAGATTCAACGGCGATCCTGCGCAATCGCACCACGCAGCGGTCTTCGACGAAGACGGCCTGCTCATCGTCGATGACGGCCGTGTCGTCGCAGCGGGCGCATGGAACACCGTATCGACCCAGCTCGCACCGGGCACGCAGGTGCACGAGATGCGCGACAAGCTCATCGTGCCGGGCTTCATCGATTCGCACATCCACTACCCGCAGACCGACATGATCGCGTCGCCGGCACCGGGCTTGTTGCCGTGGCTCGAGACGTACACGTTCCCAACCGAAGGCAGTTTCGCCGACCCCGCAGTTGCCGCGGATACCGCGCGCTTCTTCGTCGATGAGCTGCTCGCGTGCGGCACGACGACCGCGCTCGTCTACTGCACCGTGCACAAGCATTCCGCCGATGCGTTTTTCACCGAAAGCGAAGCGCGCAACCTGCGGATGGTCGCCGGCAAGGTGCTGATGGATCGCAATTGCCCCGAGTTTCTGCGCGACACCGCGCAATCGGGCTACGACGACAGCGCCGAGCTGATCGGCCGCTGGCACAACCGCGGCCGGCAGATGTATGCACTGACGCCGCGCTTCGCGCCGACGTCGACGGAAGCACAGCTCGAAGCATGCACCGTGCTCGCGAAGCAGCATCAGGACATCTTTATTCAGAGTCACGTCGCGGAGAATCTCGCCGAGGTGGAATGGGTCGCGAGCCTGTTTCCCGGTCATCGCAGCTATCTCGACATCTACGATCACTATGGGCTGCTGCGTCCGCGCGCGGTGTATGGACACTGTGTCCATCTCGACGACGAAGACCGTCGGCGGA encodes the following:
- a CDS encoding adenosine deaminase, with product MTTTIAPTLADKVARAPKAELHIHIEGSLEPELIFRLAERNGVTLPYASIDALRAAYAFTDLQSFLDIYYAGASVLLTEQDFYDMTMAYAERALADHVAHTEIFFDPQTHTERGVSIDVVVAGIERALADAEKQGLSSKLILCFLRHLSEEDALATFDAALPLFERYRHRLIGVGLDSSERGHPPSKFERVFAKARALGLKLVAHAGEEGPPSYIYEALDLLKVDRVDHGVRSIEDPALVARLADSRVALTVCPLSNLKLCVFDDLTKHTLKELLDRGVAVTVNSDDPAYFGGYVNTNYFAIIEALKLTDTEVYTTVRNSFEASFVTPDERAALIARLDAHWHGDGAQ
- the guaD gene encoding guanine deaminase is translated as MTQSAYRAQLLRFNGDPAQSHHAAVFDEDGLLIVDDGRVVAAGAWNTVSTQLAPGTQVHEMRDKLIVPGFIDSHIHYPQTDMIASPAPGLLPWLETYTFPTEGSFADPAVAADTARFFVDELLACGTTTALVYCTVHKHSADAFFTESEARNLRMVAGKVLMDRNCPEFLRDTAQSGYDDSAELIGRWHNRGRQMYALTPRFAPTSTEAQLEACTVLAKQHQDIFIQSHVAENLAEVEWVASLFPGHRSYLDIYDHYGLLRPRAVYGHCVHLDDEDRRRMAQTRTVAAHCPTSNLFLGSGLFDFDKAGETGQPVALATDVGGGTSFSMLQTMNEAHKVARLTGHHLSATRMFWLATAGAAQALDLADKVGTLAVQSEADFVVLDPAATPLLARRTARVESLEELLFAFALLGDDRAVYATYAAGKCVHERDRERVHAARSARIAA